In Prescottella soli, a genomic segment contains:
- a CDS encoding recombinase family protein: MELGYARVSTTKQDLERQIDALTAAGIAEDRIYVDCKSGATTDRPGLTALLDYARDGDVIVVHTLDRLGRNVRDTLNLIHDLRERGVGVRNLADPIRIDSSNPDDPMAQLAVVLLALFAQMERTYTLERAAHARAVATAKGRRTGRPSVVTESQIAHAVQLRDAGATAAEIVTKTGLTRSTVYRHLPPRPPEPVTVAAPAPTAEAVTQSPTPIPEVAGGSAPRRRPVGVPDVRLSTVDQAGGGPPSR, encoded by the coding sequence ATGGAGCTGGGATACGCGCGAGTGTCGACGACCAAACAAGACCTCGAGCGGCAGATCGACGCCCTCACCGCGGCCGGCATCGCCGAAGACCGCATCTACGTCGACTGCAAGTCCGGAGCCACCACCGACCGCCCCGGCCTGACCGCACTGCTCGACTACGCCCGTGATGGCGACGTCATAGTCGTGCACACTCTCGACCGCCTCGGACGCAACGTCCGCGACACCCTCAACCTGATCCACGATCTGCGTGAACGCGGCGTCGGGGTCCGCAACCTCGCCGACCCGATCAGGATCGACTCAAGCAACCCGGACGACCCGATGGCGCAGCTCGCGGTCGTGCTGCTCGCGTTGTTCGCGCAGATGGAACGCACCTACACCCTCGAACGCGCCGCTCACGCCCGTGCCGTGGCGACCGCGAAAGGCCGACGCACCGGCCGCCCGTCGGTGGTGACCGAATCCCAGATCGCTCACGCCGTCCAGCTCCGAGATGCCGGCGCCACCGCCGCGGAGATCGTCACCAAGACCGGCCTGACCCGTTCCACCGTGTACCGGCACCTGCCTCCGCGGCCACCCGAGCCAGTCACCGTCGCTGCGCCCGCGCCGACAGCCGAGGCTGTGACCCAAAGTCCGACTCCGATACCGGAGGTTGCCGGGGGGTCCGCGCCCCGCCGGCGACCGGTTGGCGTGCCCGACGTGCGGCTATCGACCGTCGACCAGGCAGGAGGAGGCCCCCCATCTCGATGA
- a CDS encoding cupin-like domain-containing protein: MVDSSSERRLPWNIRRWVAKLLAEGYSENAVCRSLSKAGYEEHSGRSEIAELAANPAFGAAVDLARSRDKLVLLMDALAQQLRQSAAAHAVPVMCRPDPVEFFDRYYYGNRPVIVRGLMDEWSALGKWTPEWLKESFGNVAVEVTSRRDTDPHFEEHFDRHRTKMSLGDFITATSSNSGNDLYLVSKNRILDQPEFVDLLDDFISPQGFLRSDERNAPGLWLGPAGTKTPLHHDSTNIFFAQVFGSKRIRLIPPFEIGNVYNDRSCYSAVDIDSPDLAKFPRFTDVSILDATVSPGDFLLLPVGWWHTVESLSTSLSLSFHNFAVEGDPVVWRWRESETKRRSLY; this comes from the coding sequence ATGGTGGACTCTTCTTCCGAAAGGCGCCTTCCCTGGAATATTCGCCGATGGGTCGCGAAATTGCTTGCGGAGGGCTATAGCGAGAACGCCGTTTGCCGCAGTCTCTCGAAGGCCGGTTACGAGGAACATTCCGGCAGGTCGGAAATTGCTGAGTTGGCTGCAAACCCAGCCTTCGGAGCTGCTGTTGATCTCGCAAGGAGTCGCGATAAGCTGGTTTTGTTGATGGACGCGTTAGCGCAGCAGCTACGGCAATCTGCAGCTGCGCACGCTGTGCCGGTCATGTGTCGGCCTGATCCGGTGGAGTTCTTTGACCGCTATTACTACGGCAATCGTCCTGTGATTGTCCGAGGGCTGATGGATGAATGGTCAGCCCTCGGCAAGTGGACGCCGGAATGGCTGAAGGAGAGTTTCGGGAACGTTGCCGTCGAGGTCACGTCCCGCCGGGACACTGATCCGCATTTCGAGGAACATTTTGATCGCCACCGCACGAAGATGTCGCTGGGCGACTTCATTACCGCGACGTCCAGCAATTCGGGCAACGATCTTTACCTGGTTTCGAAGAATAGAATATTAGACCAGCCCGAATTCGTTGACCTACTAGATGATTTCATTTCACCTCAAGGATTCCTGCGCTCCGATGAACGCAACGCTCCCGGGCTGTGGCTGGGGCCGGCCGGCACGAAAACACCCCTGCATCACGATTCAACGAACATATTCTTCGCTCAGGTATTCGGGTCTAAGCGAATTAGACTGATACCGCCTTTTGAGATCGGTAACGTCTACAACGATCGGTCTTGCTACAGTGCGGTCGACATTGACTCGCCCGATCTAGCAAAATTCCCGAGATTCACTGATGTCTCCATTCTTGACGCGACAGTCAGCCCGGGAGACTTTCTGCTTCTTCCGGTGGGCTGGTGGCACACGGTGGAGTCGCTTTCGACAAGTCTCTCGCTATCATTTCATAACTTCGCCGTTGAAGGCGACCCCGTGGTATGGCGGTGGCGAGAGTCGGAGACCAAACGTAGATCGCTATACTGA
- a CDS encoding radical SAM protein, whose translation MVLTPESQPKVLSIMPTFRCTAACQNCGTFSSPGPGHSSLEGHTVTRLIAQAADAGYRGVVFTGGEATLALDIVLSGVAQANSLGMGTRLVTNGWWAETEAGAYDILGRLRSAGLDELNLSTGDQHARFVPVSSVIRAAVTSLELGFRSLCVMIEVIEGSVIHKDDILEDGEFRMALDKNPAANVQVIESPWMPVRPDRRNFYPDGYLLNRNNVALKTGCSSCLTTTTVQADGRIAACCGIGMRAVPELQVGRVESTSLREADLTAADDFLKRWIRLEGPEKILAWAANIDPEIEWENMYAHKCQACLRLYKDDRVRAVIQEHHQEKIPDVLLGEFLLTRFEPPAANAEFLEEIPIGETAP comes from the coding sequence ATGGTCCTCACACCGGAATCCCAGCCGAAGGTGCTGTCTATTATGCCGACCTTTCGGTGCACTGCTGCCTGCCAGAATTGCGGCACCTTCAGTAGCCCGGGGCCTGGGCACTCTTCGCTAGAGGGGCATACCGTTACACGATTGATAGCGCAAGCAGCGGATGCTGGATACAGGGGCGTGGTGTTCACTGGGGGCGAAGCGACACTTGCGCTCGATATCGTATTGTCAGGCGTGGCCCAGGCCAACTCGTTGGGTATGGGAACACGACTTGTGACGAATGGATGGTGGGCGGAGACCGAGGCCGGCGCCTACGACATTTTGGGGCGCCTGCGTTCGGCGGGTCTTGACGAGCTCAACCTCAGTACCGGTGACCAGCACGCGCGCTTCGTTCCTGTTTCTTCCGTAATCCGCGCGGCGGTAACATCTTTGGAGCTTGGATTCCGATCGCTATGCGTTATGATTGAGGTAATCGAGGGCTCCGTAATTCACAAAGATGACATTCTGGAGGACGGTGAATTTCGGATGGCTCTGGACAAAAACCCAGCGGCAAATGTGCAAGTGATCGAGAGCCCTTGGATGCCCGTACGCCCCGACCGCCGAAATTTCTATCCTGACGGATATCTGCTAAATCGCAACAACGTTGCGCTCAAGACCGGCTGTTCGAGTTGTTTGACGACGACCACCGTGCAGGCAGACGGAAGAATAGCCGCCTGCTGCGGTATCGGCATGCGTGCGGTCCCAGAACTACAGGTTGGGCGAGTGGAGTCGACATCATTGCGTGAGGCCGACCTGACAGCCGCTGATGACTTCCTCAAGCGTTGGATCCGACTGGAAGGCCCAGAGAAAATTCTGGCGTGGGCGGCCAACATCGATCCGGAGATCGAGTGGGAGAACATGTACGCACACAAGTGTCAGGCGTGTCTACGTTTATACAAGGACGATCGGGTCCGAGCAGTGATCCAGGAGCACCACCAGGAAAAGATCCCCGACGTACTGCTTGGCGAGTTTCTACTCACCCGATTCGAGCCGCCTGCTGCCAACGCCGAATTTCTCGAAGAGATTCCAATTGGCGAGACGGCACCATAG
- a CDS encoding RNA-guided endonuclease InsQ/TnpB family protein produces MADMTCSRAVLLHLDAAALTDRQQLLLERSAGTSRAVYNWGLAAINAWNGQRYAWLRERARAVTRTEGEAQTLLGDVDWRRGSLLQAPQDLRRRPNRTSLGRRFTELTCDPHSRFHWWHAENHGVSRFVVSTALRDLDTAIVRYGDGARSPDRPPRKPRKDGRPSGWPRFKKKHRSKDSFAIFNLSVTSRGEDPWKVIDQGHRIRIPNLGSLRVHENTRRLRRWIQRGAIPKSARFVRRATGWTVSIVLEIPAELIPAPVTTRRQRAAGAVGVDVGVHSLVALSPDELIAGYPFAAFWRRLRRLQRHAARQRGPTHEQGPSAGWVETTRRIARLQHVDAVRRRGRLHEVTKRIATGFEAIGIEDLAVAGMTAAPHPIPDPDHPGRFLPNGRRSKAGLNRSIRRAAFGEIRRQLHYKTSWYGACLVIVDRFEPTSKTCSGCGAVRATLRLSERVYRCEQCGLVLDRDLNAARNICSLALTPSPVDTADVKRCDTPTPSRSRPERCWGPADLPKGRPTEASNGPPVLRDTGRN; encoded by the coding sequence ATGGCCGACATGACATGTTCACGCGCAGTGCTGCTTCACCTCGATGCGGCGGCACTGACCGACCGTCAGCAGCTGCTGCTCGAGCGGTCTGCCGGCACCTCTCGCGCGGTCTACAACTGGGGTCTGGCCGCTATCAATGCGTGGAATGGGCAGCGGTATGCATGGTTGCGTGAACGTGCCCGCGCGGTCACCCGTACCGAGGGCGAGGCGCAGACCCTGCTCGGCGATGTGGACTGGCGTAGGGGGTCGCTGCTTCAGGCGCCCCAGGACTTGCGTCGGCGTCCCAACAGGACCTCGCTGGGGCGTCGGTTCACCGAACTCACCTGCGACCCGCACAGCCGGTTCCACTGGTGGCATGCAGAGAACCACGGCGTCTCCCGATTCGTCGTGAGCACGGCGCTCCGCGACCTCGACACCGCGATCGTCCGCTACGGGGACGGTGCCAGGTCTCCAGACCGGCCACCGCGTAAGCCACGCAAGGACGGCCGTCCCTCCGGATGGCCACGGTTCAAGAAGAAGCACCGTTCGAAGGACTCGTTCGCGATCTTCAACCTCAGCGTCACCAGCCGCGGCGAGGATCCGTGGAAGGTGATCGACCAGGGGCACCGGATTCGTATCCCCAACCTTGGTTCGCTGCGGGTACACGAGAACACCCGTCGGCTGCGTCGCTGGATCCAGCGTGGTGCTATCCCCAAATCTGCTCGATTCGTCCGGCGCGCCACCGGATGGACGGTCAGTATCGTCCTCGAGATTCCCGCCGAGCTGATTCCGGCGCCGGTGACCACCCGGCGGCAGCGGGCCGCCGGAGCGGTCGGCGTCGATGTGGGAGTGCATTCGCTGGTCGCGCTGTCGCCCGATGAACTGATCGCCGGCTACCCATTTGCCGCCTTCTGGCGGCGTCTGCGCCGACTTCAACGGCACGCCGCCCGGCAGCGCGGCCCCACCCACGAGCAGGGCCCCTCGGCAGGATGGGTGGAGACCACCCGGAGGATCGCGCGGTTGCAGCATGTCGACGCGGTTCGACGTCGGGGACGTTTGCATGAGGTGACGAAACGGATCGCGACCGGCTTCGAGGCGATTGGAATCGAAGATCTGGCGGTGGCCGGGATGACAGCCGCCCCGCACCCCATACCCGACCCCGACCATCCGGGCAGGTTCCTGCCGAACGGTCGGCGTTCCAAGGCCGGCCTGAACCGGTCGATCCGCCGCGCCGCTTTCGGGGAGATCCGTCGACAACTTCATTACAAGACGTCGTGGTACGGCGCATGCCTGGTCATTGTCGACAGGTTCGAGCCGACTTCGAAGACCTGCTCGGGCTGTGGCGCAGTAAGAGCCACGCTGCGTCTGTCCGAGCGTGTGTATCGCTGCGAGCAGTGCGGCCTGGTCCTCGACCGTGATCTCAACGCTGCCCGCAACATCTGTTCACTCGCCCTCACCCCGTCGCCCGTGGATACGGCCGACGTTAAACGCTGCGACACCCCAACACCAAGCCGGTCACGGCCGGAACGGTGTTGGGGTCCGGCAGACCTGCCGAAAGGCAGGCCAACAGAGGCCAGCAATGGACCTCCCGTCCTCCGTGATACCGGGAGGAACTGA
- a CDS encoding type II toxin-antitoxin system Phd/YefM family antitoxin: MKTMTYSQSRARYAETLNAVTADREEVVITRAGHEPVVMVALDDYESLKETAYLIRSPENARRLLASINRLERGTGTTHDLLE; encoded by the coding sequence GTGAAGACGATGACGTATTCGCAGTCGCGGGCGAGGTATGCCGAGACGTTGAACGCCGTCACCGCCGACCGTGAGGAAGTGGTGATTACCCGGGCCGGCCATGAGCCGGTGGTGATGGTGGCTCTTGACGACTATGAGTCGTTGAAGGAGACGGCGTACCTGATCAGGAGCCCGGAGAACGCCCGCCGGCTGTTGGCCTCGATCAATCGGCTCGAGCGCGGCACCGGGACCACCCACGACCTGCTCGAATGA
- a CDS encoding antitoxin Phd: MPSLNITFTDEEHRELREAAERETVSLKTFVHDAVIAAASSRKRQVAEISKRVATVSAELNRRLA; this comes from the coding sequence GTGCCATCACTCAACATCACGTTCACCGACGAAGAGCACAGGGAACTGCGGGAGGCTGCCGAACGCGAAACCGTGTCGCTGAAAACGTTCGTGCACGATGCCGTCATCGCCGCTGCGAGCTCAAGGAAGCGGCAGGTCGCGGAGATATCGAAGAGGGTCGCCACGGTGTCCGCTGAACTGAACCGCAGGCTTGCGTGA
- a CDS encoding Fic family protein, with translation MLTIADLAGAVYTAGKVFDGLAAGRRDTENFLRSGSLAGIFSRADLALLEDLRDVAQFVIDHHDQPIDALYVRAINAQITRRGALHPGQLRTDDQQIGVRTRYGRHTPPALTEHGLQQLIDSLNCDDVTENALDLFVELAKAQPFEDGNKRTALFVANSLLIGCGTLLVVPVDERDPQLTDTFNDLLAKAYIRDEHYAVKALLRDHGLTALPR, from the coding sequence ATGCTCACCATCGCCGACCTTGCCGGCGCCGTCTACACCGCGGGAAAAGTGTTCGACGGCCTCGCCGCCGGTCGACGGGACACCGAGAACTTCCTGCGCTCAGGAAGCTTGGCCGGAATCTTCTCCCGCGCCGACCTTGCGCTGCTCGAGGACCTTCGGGACGTCGCGCAGTTCGTCATCGACCACCACGATCAGCCGATCGACGCCCTGTACGTCCGTGCGATCAACGCGCAGATCACCCGTCGTGGCGCACTGCACCCCGGGCAGCTTCGAACCGACGACCAGCAGATCGGCGTCCGGACCCGGTACGGCAGGCACACTCCACCCGCGCTGACCGAGCACGGTCTCCAGCAGCTGATCGACTCGCTGAACTGCGACGATGTCACAGAGAACGCACTGGACCTGTTCGTGGAGCTCGCCAAGGCGCAGCCGTTCGAGGACGGGAACAAGCGCACAGCGTTGTTTGTCGCGAACAGTCTGCTCATCGGCTGCGGCACGCTGTTAGTTGTTCCCGTCGACGAGCGCGATCCGCAGCTGACCGACACCTTCAACGACCTGCTCGCCAAGGCGTACATCCGCGACGAGCACTACGCGGTGAAGGCCCTGCTGCGAGACCACGGACTCACCGCACTCCCACGCTGA